The Streptomyces tendae genome has a window encoding:
- a CDS encoding FHA domain-containing protein, which translates to MGGAWWKLSGGGGRCEDVRVGQCVQSGFVLPHGRVCFGQGESPVKLFGKLFGKSARREGSDNATARHRAQPGADDQRPLFRDQTGQGAASVDPAQSGGIGFGQPSSPGAGGGFSDPYASHAPGGQPRQEDPSMSALVCSRCGNRNAENSRFCSNCGAPLKPGVTPERPSETTSTISISGLEAYDAEATGQTAMPALSPEAQAAVDALPMGSALLVVRRGPNSGSRFLLDGDLTTAGRHPQSDIFLDDVTVSRRHVEFRRSADGSFTVADVGSLNGTYVNRERIDQVALSNGDEVQIGKYRLVFYASQRSY; encoded by the coding sequence TTGGGTGGTGCGTGGTGGAAACTGTCTGGCGGAGGCGGACGTTGTGAAGATGTCCGGGTCGGCCAATGTGTTCAGTCAGGGTTCGTCCTGCCCCACGGGCGGGTCTGTTTCGGTCAAGGGGAATCGCCCGTGAAGTTGTTTGGGAAGTTGTTCGGCAAGAGCGCGCGGCGAGAGGGCAGCGACAACGCGACCGCTCGTCACCGCGCACAGCCTGGTGCGGACGATCAGCGTCCGCTGTTCCGGGACCAGACGGGACAGGGCGCGGCGTCCGTTGACCCCGCGCAGTCGGGCGGCATAGGTTTCGGACAACCGTCGAGCCCCGGTGCGGGCGGAGGGTTCTCCGACCCGTACGCGTCCCACGCCCCCGGCGGGCAGCCGCGGCAGGAGGATCCGTCCATGTCGGCCCTGGTGTGTTCGAGGTGCGGCAACCGCAACGCGGAGAACAGCCGCTTCTGTTCCAACTGCGGTGCGCCGCTGAAGCCGGGCGTCACCCCGGAGCGCCCCTCCGAGACGACGTCCACGATCTCCATCTCCGGTCTCGAGGCCTACGACGCCGAGGCCACCGGACAGACCGCGATGCCCGCGCTCTCCCCGGAGGCGCAGGCGGCCGTCGACGCGCTGCCGATGGGCTCCGCCCTGCTGGTGGTGCGCCGCGGTCCGAACTCGGGCAGCCGCTTCCTGCTGGACGGCGACCTGACCACGGCCGGGCGTCACCCGCAGAGCGACATCTTCCTCGACGACGTGACGGTCTCCCGTCGGCACGTGGAGTTCCGCCGCAGCGCGGACGGCTCGTTCACGGTCGCCGACGTCGGCAGCCTGAACGGCACGTACGTCAACCGGGAGCGGATCGACCAGGTCGCCCTGTCCAACGGTGACGAGGTGCAGATCGGCAAGTACCGGCTGGTCTTCTACGCGAGCCAGCGGAGCTACTGA
- a CDS encoding DUF881 domain-containing protein, with protein sequence MSEREQHETTRPAVSPPRSAAEASSTAGLRRELPAEVPAGGPPAAQEPAVAAPREEAVAPEPGGPALTGRQRLVKGLWPPRVTRAQLIVALLLFGLGFGLAVQVASTSDTDSALRGARQEDLVRILDELDDRTERLEDEKQGLEKQRDELENSSDQAEEARRQTIEKERQLGVLAGTVAAQGPGIEMTIEDTKGTVESDMLLDAVQELRAAGAEAIQVNGVRVVAGTYLTDGDGGVSVDGNKIKSPYRFKVIGKPQDLEPALNIPGGVVQTLEKEQATVTVERADKIVVDALRAPKRPDYARSSSQ encoded by the coding sequence ATGAGCGAGCGAGAACAGCACGAGACGACACGCCCCGCGGTGTCCCCGCCGCGGTCCGCCGCCGAGGCGTCGTCCACGGCCGGACTGCGCAGGGAACTGCCCGCGGAGGTGCCCGCGGGCGGCCCGCCGGCCGCCCAGGAGCCCGCGGTGGCCGCTCCGCGCGAGGAGGCCGTCGCGCCCGAGCCGGGCGGGCCCGCGCTGACCGGCCGGCAGAGGCTGGTGAAGGGACTGTGGCCACCGCGGGTGACCCGGGCGCAACTGATCGTCGCCCTGCTGCTGTTCGGCCTCGGTTTCGGCCTGGCCGTCCAGGTGGCCTCGACCAGCGACACCGACAGCGCGCTGCGCGGGGCACGTCAGGAAGATCTTGTACGCATCCTCGATGAACTCGACGACCGCACAGAGCGTCTAGAAGACGAGAAGCAGGGTCTCGAGAAGCAGCGGGACGAGCTGGAGAACAGCTCCGACCAGGCCGAGGAGGCCCGCAGGCAGACGATCGAGAAGGAACGGCAACTCGGCGTCCTCGCGGGCACCGTCGCCGCGCAGGGGCCCGGCATCGAGATGACCATCGAGGACACGAAGGGGACGGTCGAGTCGGACATGCTGCTCGACGCCGTCCAGGAGCTGCGCGCCGCCGGTGCCGAGGCGATCCAGGTGAACGGTGTGCGCGTGGTGGCCGGCACGTATCTGACGGACGGGGACGGCGGAGTCTCCGTGGACGGGAACAAGATCAAGTCCCCCTATCGTTTCAAGGTCATCGGCAAGCCGCAGGACCTGGAGCCGGCGCTCAACATCCCCGGAGGCGTGGTGCAGACTCTCGAGAAGGAACAGGCCACCGTTACCGTGGAGCGGGCGGACAAGATCGTTGTGGACGCCTTGCGAGCGCCGAAGCGGCCTGACTACGCTCGGTCGTCCTCGCAGTGA
- a CDS encoding PRC-barrel domain-containing protein: MQTDIDPRHLIGRKAFDRNGTRIGTIDEVYLDDATGVPEWAAIRTGLFSRDAFVPLEPSELIDGALHVPFERALIKDAPDFGVGRHLSPEQELQLYHHYGLDLASPPPLPDHDFGKLAGKED, from the coding sequence GTGCAGACCGACATCGATCCGCGTCACCTGATCGGCCGCAAGGCGTTCGACCGCAATGGCACCCGGATCGGCACGATCGACGAGGTCTACCTCGACGACGCCACCGGCGTACCGGAGTGGGCGGCGATACGGACCGGCCTGTTCAGCCGGGACGCCTTCGTGCCCCTGGAGCCGAGCGAGCTGATCGACGGGGCGCTCCACGTGCCGTTCGAACGCGCCCTCATCAAGGACGCCCCCGACTTCGGCGTCGGCCGCCACCTCTCCCCGGAGCAGGAGCTTCAGCTGTACCACCACTACGGCCTGGACCTCGCGTCCCCTCCCCCGCTCCCGGACCACGACTTCGGCAAACTCGCCGGCAAGGAGGACTGA
- the modB gene encoding molybdate ABC transporter permease subunit → MTTTREASPGTRRRPPRAPGRGVPLALLAPALLGLAFLLVPLLALVVRAPWSGLPEQLTSPAVWDALRLSLVCATTATALSLLVGVPLAWLLARTDFPGRGLVRALVTLPLVLPPVVGGVALLLALGRNGIVGRWLDAWFGVTLPFTTAGVVLAETFVALPFLVISVEGTLRAADPRFEEAAATLGASRFTAFRRVTLPLIAPGVAAGAVLAWARALGEFGATITFAGNFPGRTQTMPLAVYLALQNDPAAAIALSLVLLAVSVAVLAGLRDRWMRAV, encoded by the coding sequence ATGACGACCACCCGGGAAGCGTCCCCCGGTACACGGCGGCGGCCGCCCAGGGCCCCCGGCCGCGGTGTCCCCCTCGCCCTCCTCGCGCCCGCCCTGCTCGGCCTGGCGTTCCTCCTGGTGCCCCTGCTCGCCCTCGTCGTACGGGCCCCGTGGAGCGGCCTGCCGGAACAGTTGACCAGCCCCGCCGTGTGGGACGCGCTGCGTCTGTCGCTGGTCTGCGCCACCACGGCGACCGCGCTGAGCCTGCTGGTCGGCGTCCCGCTGGCCTGGCTGCTGGCCCGCACCGACTTCCCCGGGCGGGGTCTGGTCCGCGCCCTCGTGACGCTCCCGCTGGTGCTGCCCCCGGTGGTCGGCGGTGTCGCCCTGCTGCTGGCGCTGGGCCGCAACGGCATCGTGGGCCGCTGGCTGGACGCGTGGTTCGGCGTCACCCTGCCGTTCACCACCGCCGGTGTCGTGCTGGCGGAGACGTTCGTCGCGCTGCCGTTCCTGGTGATCAGCGTCGAGGGCACGCTACGGGCCGCCGACCCGCGGTTCGAGGAGGCGGCGGCCACCCTGGGCGCGTCCCGCTTCACCGCGTTCCGGCGCGTCACCCTGCCGCTGATCGCCCCGGGCGTCGCGGCCGGTGCCGTGCTGGCCTGGGCCCGCGCCCTGGGCGAGTTCGGCGCGACGATCACCTTCGCGGGCAACTTCCCGGGCCGCACCCAGACCATGCCGCTCGCCGTCTACCTCGCCCTGCAGAACGACCCGGCCGCGGCGATCGCCCTCAGCCTGGTGCTGCTCGCCGTGTCGGTGGCCGTGCTGGCCGGGCTGCGGGACCGCTGGATGAGGGCCGTCTGA
- the ftsR gene encoding transcriptional regulator FtsR gives MLQTPSGGAGDGAAATDTGLLSIGAVLSVLREEFPEVTISKIRFLESEGLVEPRRTPSGYRKFSARDVERLGHVLRMQRDHYLPLKVIREHLAAMERGEAVQLPALTRPGDGEDAAESGPEKPTAARIGRCQLLSAAGVDEHRLAEWESYGLLSPVGDGVYDAEAVTVAGLITELGRFGIEPRHLRAMKAAADREAGLVEQVVAPLRRHRNPQTRAHAEDRTKELAGLTVKLHAALVQTALGVRLP, from the coding sequence ATGCTGCAGACACCGAGCGGCGGTGCCGGCGACGGCGCCGCCGCCACGGACACCGGACTGCTGAGCATCGGCGCGGTGCTGAGCGTGCTGCGCGAGGAGTTTCCCGAGGTCACGATCTCCAAGATCCGTTTCCTGGAGTCGGAAGGGCTCGTCGAGCCGCGCCGGACCCCGTCGGGCTACCGCAAGTTCAGCGCGCGGGACGTCGAGCGTCTCGGTCATGTGCTGCGGATGCAGCGCGACCACTATCTGCCGCTCAAGGTGATCCGCGAGCACCTGGCGGCCATGGAGCGCGGCGAGGCCGTCCAGCTGCCGGCGCTGACCCGTCCGGGTGACGGTGAGGACGCCGCGGAGTCCGGCCCGGAGAAGCCGACGGCGGCCCGTATCGGGCGCTGCCAGCTGCTCTCCGCCGCCGGGGTCGACGAGCACCGGCTCGCCGAGTGGGAGTCGTACGGCCTGCTCTCCCCGGTGGGGGACGGGGTGTACGACGCGGAGGCGGTCACCGTCGCCGGGCTCATCACCGAGCTGGGGCGGTTCGGGATCGAGCCGCGTCATCTGCGGGCCATGAAGGCGGCCGCCGACCGGGAGGCGGGGCTGGTGGAGCAGGTCGTCGCGCCGCTGCGGCGGCACCGCAATCCGCAGACCCGGGCGCACGCGGAGGACCGCACCAAGGAGCTGGCCGGACTCACGGTGAAGCTGCACGCGGCGCTGGTGCAGACGGCGCTCGGGGTGCGGCTGCCCTGA
- a CDS encoding DNA polymerase IV: MRSAPTILHLDMDAFYASVEQASKPSLRGKAVVVGGLGPRGVVATASYEARVFGVHSAMPMGQARRLAPNAAYLVPRFALYRSISEQVMTLLRELSPLVEPLSLDEAFVDLEAGGTAWDERSARLVGTKLRADIRAVTGLTGSVGLAASKMLAKIASEQAKPDGLVVIEPGTERAMLEPMPVRTLPGVGPATGDHLRRAGIHTVGEIAEAGEDELVRLLGKAHGHALFAMALARDERPVVAERETKSVSVEDTYDVDIHDRVRVGMEVQRLADRCVRRLRGAGLSGRTIVLKVRRYDFSTLTRSETLRGPTDDPAVVKEAAARLLDSVDTTGGVRLLGVGVSGLADYTQEDLFAQAAGAGAGEESPETEEPAEERAVTRQETPAERRWPAGHDVRHAEFGHGWVQGSGLGRVTVRFETPDSGPGRVKTFRVDDAALEPADPLPLVSLPPGADQAAETCGPPDTRTS, from the coding sequence GTGAGATCCGCTCCCACGATCCTGCATCTCGACATGGATGCCTTCTACGCCTCGGTGGAGCAGGCGTCCAAGCCGAGTCTGCGCGGGAAGGCCGTGGTCGTGGGCGGACTCGGACCCCGTGGCGTCGTCGCCACCGCCTCCTACGAGGCCCGCGTGTTCGGCGTCCACTCCGCGATGCCCATGGGGCAGGCCCGGCGGCTCGCGCCCAACGCCGCGTACCTGGTGCCCCGGTTCGCGTTGTACCGCTCCATCAGCGAGCAGGTGATGACGCTGCTGCGTGAGCTGTCGCCCCTGGTGGAGCCGCTCAGCCTGGACGAGGCCTTCGTCGATCTGGAGGCCGGGGGCACGGCGTGGGACGAACGGTCGGCCCGGCTGGTCGGGACGAAGCTGCGCGCCGACATCCGGGCGGTGACGGGACTGACCGGCTCGGTGGGGCTCGCGGCCTCCAAGATGCTGGCCAAGATCGCGTCGGAGCAGGCCAAGCCGGACGGGCTGGTGGTGATCGAGCCCGGCACCGAGCGGGCGATGCTGGAACCGATGCCGGTCCGGACCCTGCCGGGCGTCGGACCCGCCACCGGTGACCACCTGCGGCGGGCGGGCATCCACACGGTCGGCGAGATCGCCGAGGCGGGCGAGGACGAGCTGGTACGGCTGCTGGGCAAGGCCCACGGACACGCGCTGTTCGCGATGGCGCTGGCCCGCGACGAGCGGCCCGTGGTCGCCGAGCGGGAGACGAAGTCGGTGTCCGTCGAGGACACCTACGACGTGGACATCCACGACCGGGTGCGCGTCGGCATGGAGGTCCAGCGGCTCGCCGACCGCTGCGTGCGCCGGCTGCGCGGGGCGGGGCTGTCCGGCCGGACCATCGTGCTGAAGGTACGGCGGTACGACTTCTCCACCCTGACGCGGTCCGAGACGCTGCGGGGTCCCACCGACGACCCGGCGGTCGTCAAGGAGGCCGCGGCCCGGCTGCTGGACTCGGTGGACACCACAGGCGGCGTACGGCTGCTCGGGGTCGGGGTCAGCGGGCTGGCCGACTACACCCAGGAGGACCTGTTCGCGCAGGCGGCCGGCGCGGGGGCGGGGGAGGAATCCCCGGAGACCGAGGAGCCGGCCGAGGAGAGGGCCGTCACCCGCCAGGAGACGCCGGCCGAGCGACGCTGGCCTGCGGGCCACGACGTACGGCATGCCGAGTTCGGGCACGGGTGGGTGCAGGGGAGCGGCCTGGGCCGGGTGACGGTGCGCTTCGAGACGCCTGATTCCGGGCCCGGCCGGGTGAAGACCTTCCGCGTCGACGACGCGGCGCTGGAGCCGGCGGATCCCCTGCCCCTGGTGTCCCTGCCGCCGGGCGCCGACCAGGCGGCGGAGACGTGCGGCCCGCCGGACACGCGCACGTCGTGA
- the gcvP gene encoding aminomethyl-transferring glycine dehydrogenase, giving the protein MTAPRTPLSELEQGIPFEQRHIGPDHEARAKMLAQVGYGSLDELTAAAVPDVIKNADALDLPGARSEAEVLAELRGLADRNQVLGSMIGLGYYGTFTPPVILRNVMENPAWYTAYTPYQPEISQGRLEALLNFQTMVAELTGLPTSGASLLDEGTAAAEAMALSRRMGKNKKGLFLVDADALPQTIAVIETRAEPTGVEVVVADLADGIPAELDGREINGVLIQYPGASGAVRDIKPVIDQAHERGALVTVAADLLALTLLKSPGELGADIAVGTTQRFGVPMGFGGPHAGYMAVQEKMARSLPGRLVGVSVDADGNKAYRLALQTREQHIRREKATSNICTAQVLLAVMAGMYAVYHGPEGLRTIARRTHRYAVILAEGLRSGGAEVVHGSHFDTLTVRVAGRAAEVVAAARDNGVNLRLVDADTVSVACDETTTRDQVAAVWGAFGVEADVASLDASASDALPDALLRTDDYLTHPVFRQHRSETAMLRYLRRLADRDYALDRGMIPLGSCTMKLNATTEMEPVTWPEFGQLHPFVPAEQAQGYLTLIHELEERLAEVTGYDKVSLQPNAGSQGELAGLLAVRGYHRANGDEQRTVCLIPSSAHGTNAASAVMAGMKVVVVRTSDDGEIDVADLRAKIEQHRDELAVLMITYPSTHGVFEEHVADICAEVHEAGGQVYVDGANLNALVGLAKPGHFGGDVSHLNLHKTFCIPHGGGGPGVGPVGVRAHLAPYLPNHPLQPEAGPETGVGPISAAPWGSAGILPISWAYVRLMGGEGLKRATQVAVLSANYIAKRLEPHYPVLYTGPGGLVAHECIIDLRPLTKATGVSVDDVAKRLIDYGFHAPTMSFPVAGTLMIEPTESEDLTELDRFCEAMIAIRAEIEKVGSGEWPADDNPLRNAPHTAGALAGEWEHAYDREEAVFPAGVNAADKYWPPVRRIDQAYGDRNLVCSCPPLDAYED; this is encoded by the coding sequence ATGACCGCCCCCCGTACCCCGCTCTCCGAGCTCGAACAGGGAATTCCCTTCGAGCAGCGTCACATCGGCCCCGACCACGAGGCCCGGGCGAAGATGCTCGCCCAGGTCGGCTACGGCTCCCTCGACGAGCTGACCGCCGCCGCCGTACCCGACGTGATCAAGAACGCCGACGCGCTCGACCTGCCCGGCGCCCGGAGCGAGGCCGAGGTGCTCGCCGAGCTGCGCGGCCTGGCCGACCGCAACCAGGTGCTCGGCTCGATGATCGGCCTGGGGTACTACGGCACCTTCACCCCGCCCGTCATCCTGCGCAACGTGATGGAGAACCCCGCCTGGTACACGGCCTACACGCCGTACCAGCCGGAGATCTCGCAGGGGCGGCTCGAGGCGCTGCTGAACTTCCAGACGATGGTCGCCGAGCTCACCGGCCTGCCGACGTCCGGCGCCTCGCTGCTGGACGAGGGCACCGCGGCCGCCGAGGCGATGGCGCTGTCCCGGCGCATGGGCAAGAACAAGAAGGGCCTGTTCCTGGTCGACGCGGACGCCCTTCCGCAGACCATCGCCGTCATCGAGACCCGCGCCGAGCCGACCGGCGTCGAGGTCGTCGTCGCCGACCTGGCGGACGGCATCCCCGCCGAGCTCGACGGCCGGGAGATCAACGGCGTCCTGATCCAGTACCCCGGCGCCTCCGGTGCCGTACGGGACATCAAGCCGGTCATCGACCAGGCGCACGAGCGGGGCGCGCTCGTCACCGTCGCCGCCGATCTGCTGGCCCTCACCCTGCTGAAGTCCCCCGGCGAGCTGGGCGCGGACATCGCGGTGGGCACCACGCAGCGCTTCGGCGTCCCGATGGGCTTCGGCGGACCGCACGCCGGTTACATGGCGGTGCAGGAGAAGATGGCGCGCAGCCTGCCGGGCCGCCTCGTCGGCGTCTCCGTCGACGCCGACGGCAACAAGGCGTACCGCCTCGCGCTGCAGACCCGTGAGCAGCACATCCGCCGCGAGAAGGCCACCAGCAACATCTGCACCGCGCAGGTGCTGCTCGCCGTCATGGCGGGCATGTACGCCGTCTACCACGGCCCTGAGGGCCTGCGGACCATCGCCCGGCGCACCCACCGCTACGCCGTGATCCTCGCCGAGGGGCTGCGCTCCGGCGGCGCCGAGGTCGTGCACGGCTCCCACTTCGACACCCTCACCGTACGGGTCGCCGGACGGGCCGCCGAGGTCGTCGCCGCGGCCCGGGACAACGGCGTCAACCTGCGCCTCGTCGACGCCGACACCGTCTCCGTCGCCTGCGACGAGACCACCACCCGCGACCAGGTCGCCGCCGTGTGGGGCGCCTTCGGCGTCGAGGCCGACGTCGCGTCCCTGGACGCCTCCGCGTCGGACGCCCTGCCCGACGCGCTGCTGCGCACCGACGACTACCTCACGCACCCGGTCTTCCGGCAGCACCGCTCCGAGACGGCCATGCTGCGTTACCTGCGCCGCCTCGCCGACCGCGACTACGCGCTGGACCGCGGCATGATCCCGCTGGGCTCCTGCACCATGAAGCTCAACGCGACCACCGAGATGGAGCCGGTCACCTGGCCCGAGTTCGGCCAGCTGCACCCGTTCGTACCGGCCGAGCAGGCGCAGGGCTACCTCACGCTCATCCACGAGCTGGAGGAACGTCTCGCCGAGGTCACCGGCTACGACAAGGTCTCCCTGCAGCCCAACGCCGGCTCCCAGGGCGAGCTGGCCGGTCTGCTCGCCGTCCGCGGCTACCACCGCGCCAACGGCGACGAGCAGCGCACCGTCTGCCTCATCCCGTCCTCCGCGCACGGCACCAACGCCGCCTCCGCCGTGATGGCCGGCATGAAGGTCGTCGTGGTCAGGACGTCCGACGACGGCGAGATCGACGTGGCGGACCTGCGGGCCAAGATCGAGCAGCACCGTGACGAGCTGGCCGTGCTGATGATCACGTACCCGTCGACGCACGGTGTGTTCGAGGAGCACGTCGCCGACATCTGCGCCGAGGTGCACGAGGCCGGCGGCCAGGTGTACGTGGACGGCGCCAACCTCAACGCGCTCGTCGGTCTGGCCAAGCCCGGCCACTTCGGCGGCGACGTCTCCCACCTGAACCTGCACAAGACGTTCTGCATCCCGCACGGCGGGGGCGGTCCCGGCGTCGGCCCGGTCGGCGTGCGCGCGCACCTCGCCCCGTACCTGCCGAACCACCCGCTGCAGCCGGAGGCCGGTCCGGAGACGGGTGTCGGGCCCATCTCCGCCGCCCCCTGGGGCTCGGCGGGCATCCTGCCCATCTCCTGGGCGTACGTCCGGCTGATGGGCGGCGAGGGCCTGAAGCGGGCCACGCAGGTGGCCGTGCTCAGCGCCAACTACATCGCCAAGCGCCTCGAGCCGCACTACCCGGTGCTCTACACCGGCCCGGGCGGGCTGGTCGCGCACGAGTGCATCATCGACCTGCGCCCGCTGACCAAGGCGACGGGCGTCAGCGTGGACGACGTGGCCAAGCGGCTCATCGACTACGGCTTCCACGCGCCGACGATGTCCTTCCCGGTGGCAGGCACGCTGATGATCGAGCCCACCGAGTCCGAGGACCTCACCGAGCTCGACCGGTTCTGCGAGGCGATGATCGCCATCCGCGCCGAGATCGAGAAGGTCGGCTCCGGCGAGTGGCCCGCGGACGACAACCCGCTGCGCAACGCCCCGCACACCGCCGGCGCGCTCGCCGGTGAGTGGGAGCACGCGTACGACCGCGAGGAGGCCGTCTTCCCGGCCGGGGTGAACGCCGCCGACAAGTACTGGCCGCCGGTGCGCCGCATCGACCAGGCCTACGGCGACCGCAACCTGGTCTGCTCCTGCCCGCCGCTGGACGCGTACGAGGACTGA
- a CDS encoding ABC transporter ATP-binding protein has translation MQKHPARAPGTSPAPVTATAEGLDAHLVVDRGSFRLDVALTAAPGDVVALLGPNGAGKTTALRALAGLAPLTGGRLRLDGTDLARTPPESRPVGVVFQDYLLFPHLTALDNVAFGPRCRGVGKAEAHARAAGWLDRMGLAEHAGARPRRLSGGQAQRVALARALATDPRLLLLDEPLAALDARTRLEVRAQLRRHLADFEAVAVLVTHDPLDAMVLADRLVVVEGGRVVQEGAPAEIARHPRTEYIAQLVGLNLYRGRADGHTVRLDAGPSVSTTENLTGPAFVAFPPGAVTLYRDRPTGSSARNLWRCAVAGLESHGDQIRVELTGELPLAADLTTVAVAELGLHPGAPVWAAVKATQTHAYPA, from the coding sequence ATGCAGAAACACCCCGCGCGGGCACCCGGCACCTCTCCCGCCCCCGTCACGGCGACGGCCGAGGGCCTGGACGCCCACCTGGTGGTGGACCGCGGCTCCTTCCGTCTGGACGTCGCGCTGACGGCCGCCCCCGGCGACGTGGTCGCCCTGCTGGGCCCGAACGGGGCCGGCAAGACCACCGCCCTGCGGGCCCTCGCCGGTCTCGCGCCCCTCACCGGCGGCCGCCTGCGGCTGGACGGCACGGACCTCGCCCGCACCCCGCCCGAGTCACGGCCGGTGGGCGTCGTCTTCCAGGACTACCTGCTCTTCCCGCACCTGACCGCCCTCGACAACGTGGCCTTCGGTCCCCGCTGCCGGGGCGTCGGCAAGGCGGAGGCACACGCCCGGGCGGCCGGCTGGCTGGACCGCATGGGTCTGGCCGAGCACGCGGGCGCCAGACCCCGGCGGCTCTCCGGCGGCCAGGCCCAGCGCGTGGCGCTCGCCCGCGCCCTGGCCACCGACCCCCGGCTGCTGCTCCTGGACGAGCCCCTCGCCGCACTGGACGCCCGCACCCGGCTGGAGGTACGGGCACAACTACGTCGTCACCTGGCCGACTTCGAGGCCGTCGCGGTGCTGGTGACGCACGACCCGCTGGACGCCATGGTGCTCGCCGACCGGCTGGTCGTCGTGGAAGGGGGCCGGGTCGTGCAGGAGGGCGCGCCCGCCGAGATCGCCCGGCACCCGCGCACCGAGTACATCGCCCAGCTGGTCGGCCTGAACCTCTACCGCGGCCGGGCGGACGGCCACACGGTACGGCTGGACGCCGGGCCGTCCGTCAGCACCACGGAGAACCTGACCGGGCCCGCCTTCGTCGCCTTTCCGCCCGGCGCCGTCACCCTGTACCGGGACCGGCCCACCGGCTCCAGCGCGCGCAACCTGTGGCGCTGCGCGGTGGCCGGTCTGGAGAGCCACGGCGACCAGATCCGGGTCGAGCTGACCGGCGAACTGCCGCTGGCCGCCGACCTCACCACGGTCGCCGTCGCCGAACTGGGCCTGCACCCGGGCGCACCGGTCTGGGCGGCGGTCAAGGCGACGCAGACGCACGCCTACCCCGCCTGA
- a CDS encoding bifunctional nuclease family protein yields the protein MNELDVVGVRVEMPSNQPIVLLREVGGDRYLPIWIGPGEATAIAFAQQGMAPARPLTHDLFKDVLEAVGQELTEVRITDLREGVFYAELVFASGVEVSARPSDAIALALRTGTPIYGSDTVLDDAGIAIPDEQEDEVEKFREFLDQISPEDFGTSNQ from the coding sequence GTGAACGAGCTCGATGTCGTAGGTGTCCGGGTCGAAATGCCCTCCAACCAACCGATCGTGCTGTTGCGTGAAGTGGGCGGCGACCGCTACCTCCCCATCTGGATCGGCCCCGGGGAGGCGACGGCCATCGCCTTCGCCCAGCAGGGCATGGCGCCGGCACGGCCGCTGACCCACGACCTGTTCAAGGACGTGCTGGAAGCCGTCGGACAGGAGCTCACGGAAGTGCGCATCACCGACCTGCGGGAAGGTGTCTTCTACGCCGAGCTGGTCTTCGCCAGCGGTGTCGAGGTGAGCGCCCGCCCGTCCGACGCGATAGCGCTCGCCCTGCGCACGGGGACCCCGATCTACGGCAGTGACACGGTGCTCGACGACGCGGGGATCGCCATCCCGGACGAGCAGGAGGACGAGGTGGAGAAGTTCCGCGAGTTCCTCGACCAGATCTCGCCGGAGGACTTCGGGACCAGCAACCAGTGA
- a CDS encoding MerR family transcriptional regulator produces the protein MRSSGDGTAGGAPGRVFGAGGPYPPQSFPLRSGGGHPAHGGAIDSAPQRPTAVPSGGGAVAMATEEIGYRGPTACAAAGITYRQLDYWARTGLVEPSVRPAHGSGTQRLYSFRDVVVLKIVKRFLDTGVSLQNIRTAVQHLRERGFSDLERMTLMSDGATVYECTSPDEVHALLQGGQGVFGIAVGVVWRDVESALSQLHGERVDTGETLIGHNPMDELARRRNKAV, from the coding sequence GTGAGAAGCAGCGGCGACGGTACGGCTGGGGGTGCCCCCGGACGCGTTTTCGGGGCGGGCGGGCCGTATCCTCCCCAGAGCTTTCCGCTCCGCTCGGGCGGGGGCCATCCCGCGCACGGCGGTGCGATCGATTCCGCTCCGCAGCGGCCGACGGCTGTGCCGAGCGGCGGAGGGGCGGTGGCCATGGCGACCGAGGAGATCGGGTACCGGGGGCCCACGGCCTGCGCGGCGGCGGGTATCACCTACCGCCAGCTCGACTACTGGGCGCGGACGGGTCTGGTCGAGCCGAGCGTGCGGCCGGCGCACGGATCCGGCACGCAGCGGCTGTACAGCTTCCGCGACGTCGTCGTGCTGAAGATCGTCAAGCGGTTCCTGGACACGGGTGTGTCCCTGCAGAACATCCGCACCGCGGTCCAGCACCTGCGCGAGCGGGGCTTCAGCGACCTGGAGCGCATGACACTGATGAGCGACGGGGCGACGGTCTACGAGTGCACCTCGCCCGACGAGGTCCACGCCCTGCTCCAGGGCGGTCAGGGCGTCTTCGGCATCGCCGTGGGCGTGGTGTGGCGGGACGTCGAGAGCGCGTTGTCCCAGTTGCACGGCGAGCGCGTCGACACGGGCGAGACGCTGATCGGCCACAACCCGATGGACGAGCTGGCGCGGCGGCGGAACAAGGCCGTCTGA